Part of the Actinomycetota bacterium genome is shown below.
GGGGGTGGACGAACGAGAGGACGGCTTCTCGGTGGTCGCGGTGTTGTACTCGACGACCACGCGGCACCGGGTGATGCTCCGCCACCGCTGCGGCGGTGGGCGCGACCGGCCGGTCGCGCCCACCCTGACGCACGTCTACGCCGGCGCGGACTGGCACGAACGGGAAGCGTGGGACATGTTCGGCATCGAGTTCGACGGCCATGCCGGTCTGCTGCCGCGGATCCTGACCACGGAGAACTTCGAGGGCTGGCCGCTGCGGAAGGACTTCTTCCTCGCCACCCGAGAAGCCAAGCCGTGGCCCGGGATCAAGGAACCGCTCGAGGTCGACGCCGAGGGCCGTCCGATCGAGCGCGAGCGGAGCGCCGAGCCAGGTGCCGCACCGGGACCCAGCGCCCTCGACGAGGCGATGTCCGAGCAGGCCCGCCGCGCCGCCGGGCTGCTCGACGAGTCGCGCGTCGAGCTGGCTGGGGGCGACGACATCGCTCCTCGAGCGCCTCACACCACTGCAGCCGGGGGAGGGGCCACCGAGGCCCACCCCGATGAGGAGGCTGCTGCCCGCGCCGAGCGGGCCCGGCGCAAAGCCGCCGAGCGACGTCGCGAGAAGGCCGCCGCACGTGACGCCGCAGCAACGGCAGACCGAGATGCGACGGTCGAACCGCCGCCCGCGCCCGAGGACGTCGCCACGGTCGCCACCGCCCAGGACCCGAGGGTCACGTCCCCGGAGGATCGCGCGGAGGGTGCTGGTCCGGGGGCGGTCGAGGCGGCTCGCACCCCATCGCGGTACGACCCTGGGGAGGAGAGTCGCACCGAGCGGGCCAGGCGAGCCGAAGAGGAGTCCAAAGCCGATCTCGACCACCGCGAGCCGGGACAGGGCGGCCCACCGGGCACACCGCCCGATCCGGAACTGCCTCAGGCGCAGGGCACCACGCCCACGCGCGCTGGCGGCCGCGGGCACGCCGAGGGCGGTGGCCCCGGCAGCAGCTCGGCGCGCGGCGAACAGCCGCAACCCGGCGCGGAGGCCGGCGAGCCGCCGACCGTGCAGCGGCCCGGCGAGGCCCCTGTCGACGGCGGCATCCGTGAGGTTGCCGACCGTGCGGCCGACGCCGACGGGTTGGAGGG
Proteins encoded:
- a CDS encoding NADH-quinone oxidoreductase subunit C, whose amino-acid sequence is MTPEELKEMFDREFVEHGSAELGWGQVTVDLDAEGYVEAAMFCRDDPRLACDFFDCLAGVDEREDGFSVVAVLYSTTTRHRVMLRHRCGGGRDRPVAPTLTHVYAGADWHEREAWDMFGIEFDGHAGLLPRILTTENFEGWPLRKDFFLATREAKPWPGIKEPLEVDAEGRPIERERSAEPGAAPGPSALDEAMSEQARRAAGLLDESRVELAGGDDIAPRAPHTTAAGGGATEAHPDEEAAARAERARRKAAERRREKAAARDAAATADRDATVEPPPAPEDVATVATAQDPRVTSPEDRAEGAGPGAVEAARTPSRYDPGEESRTERARRAEEESKADLDHREPGQGGPPGTPPDPELPQAQGTTPTRAGGRGHAEGGGPGSSSARGEQPQPGAEAGEPPTVQRPGEAPVDGGIREVADRAADADGLEGGARPASTTTPPVPAPDEVDDEPTVTDLAGDLHGQASHGPSGPEGVAEVDQPGATGPDVATPPQDEATRSLPGSGSDALSGDTPDTMDPRERAFRDPATTGGNDLDAASSLPEAASRAETPEQSPATETDEEDQ